In Risungbinella massiliensis, a single window of DNA contains:
- the spoIIID gene encoding sporulation transcriptional regulator SpoIIID — protein MHDYIKERTIKIGEYFLETRNTVRKIAKEFGVSKSTVHKDLTERLPEINPDLANQVKEILEYHKSIRHLRGGEATKIKYKRKTVSSKVPVKV, from the coding sequence ATGCATGATTATATAAAAGAACGAACAATAAAAATAGGAGAATATTTCCTAGAAACCAGAAATACAGTACGAAAAATTGCGAAGGAATTTGGAGTTTCCAAGAGTACCGTTCATAAAGATTTAACAGAGCGTCTACCAGAGATAAACCCTGATCTAGCCAACCAAGTCAAAGAAATATTAGAGTATCATAAATCAATCCGTCACTTACGAGGCGGGGAAGCAACGAAGATCAAGTATAAACGGAAAACAGTAAGTAGCAAAGTTCCAGTAAAAGTATAA
- a CDS encoding CDP-alcohol phosphatidyltransferase family protein, with translation MSNVPNILTMLRFAMVPAYLFVYFSDIPGKNYWAIAIVLLAGLTDVLDGYIARKYQLVTQMGIMLDPLADKLMMFAVFFTLFYSQKISFLAAGAIIFRDLAMILFGAVFHLQGKKTVPANFLGKLTTVLFYIVLLLLMTDLPIPAFSIWFVIGLSYFTTLIYFIRIKSIND, from the coding sequence TTGTCGAATGTACCTAATATCTTAACAATGCTTCGTTTTGCAATGGTTCCAGCCTACTTATTTGTCTATTTTTCTGATATTCCGGGTAAAAACTATTGGGCGATCGCCATTGTACTGCTTGCAGGGCTTACGGATGTGTTAGATGGTTATATCGCTAGAAAATACCAACTCGTAACCCAGATGGGTATCATGTTAGACCCTCTAGCAGATAAACTAATGATGTTTGCAGTCTTTTTCACTTTGTTTTACTCGCAAAAAATCAGTTTTCTTGCGGCAGGAGCTATTATTTTTCGTGACTTAGCAATGATCTTGTTTGGGGCAGTTTTCCATTTACAGGGTAAAAAGACAGTACCAGCTAATTTTTTGGGTAAGTTGACCACTGTACTATTTTATATAGTGCTATTGTTATTAATGACAGATCTACCCATTCCAGCATTTTCTATTTGGTTTGTAATCGGGCTTTCATATTTTACTACTCTCATCTATTTCATCCGAATTAAATCAATTAATGATTGA
- a CDS encoding DNA-directed RNA polymerase subunit beta encodes MKSDDWKNNTNEEALENNNTQESHPPGELKWSQEEEDLREKQSDSKETDLDSLVTNSSQELENKEKDERNNWDNKENPFPPSTSHQQASASIEDTLTPLDFKDYTVAPTVEQIDPVQQEVVSETDQPKSKWANKWLKIFWVPALLVVMLLFGLIIGHSVLGEQPIANVFDIKTWEHLYNLVYSK; translated from the coding sequence ATGAAATCTGATGACTGGAAGAACAACACCAATGAAGAAGCATTGGAAAATAACAATACACAAGAATCACATCCTCCAGGCGAGTTGAAATGGAGCCAAGAAGAGGAAGATTTAAGAGAGAAACAGAGTGATTCAAAAGAGACCGATCTAGATAGTTTGGTTACGAACTCAAGTCAAGAACTAGAAAATAAAGAAAAAGATGAGAGAAATAATTGGGATAATAAAGAAAATCCTTTTCCGCCATCTACATCTCATCAACAAGCTTCAGCTAGTATTGAGGATACTCTAACACCATTGGACTTTAAAGATTATACTGTAGCTCCTACAGTAGAACAGATCGATCCAGTGCAACAAGAAGTAGTTTCGGAGACAGATCAACCTAAGAGCAAGTGGGCGAACAAGTGGTTAAAGATTTTCTGGGTTCCAGCTCTTTTAGTAGTAATGTTGTTATTTGGTTTGATAATTGGGCATTCTGTTTTAGGAGAGCAACCGATTGCGAATGTATTTGATATAAAAACGTGGGAACATCTTTACAATTTGGTGTATAGTAAATAA
- a CDS encoding M23 family metallopeptidase — translation MNPEEPKNNVSSLEEAKKRKQTWRRIVKSKWFIPGLYLALVAVLLGTAWFLRDNETATTTVKPSEDTILPVEKSPTSEQMIYPIAKDSEASKTTDFYQENATNQQKESALVKYANTYWPHLGFDFARKDKKSFNVVAVMDGKVVKVDKNPILGELVEIQHANGLVSVYISLDDVKVQVGQNVQQGDVLAKAGQNQFEQEQGNHLHFEIRKDDQAVNPSQYLKTE, via the coding sequence ATGAATCCAGAAGAACCAAAAAATAACGTATCTTCTCTGGAAGAAGCGAAAAAACGCAAACAAACTTGGAGACGAATTGTCAAAAGTAAATGGTTCATTCCAGGTCTTTACCTTGCTCTGGTTGCTGTCCTTTTAGGAACCGCTTGGTTCTTACGTGATAATGAAACAGCCACTACTACTGTTAAACCAAGTGAAGACACCATTTTACCAGTAGAAAAGTCTCCTACTTCCGAGCAAATGATTTACCCAATTGCCAAAGATTCAGAGGCAAGTAAAACAACCGATTTTTATCAAGAGAATGCAACAAATCAACAAAAAGAATCTGCATTGGTTAAGTACGCCAATACTTACTGGCCTCATCTCGGTTTTGACTTTGCACGGAAAGATAAAAAGTCTTTTAATGTAGTTGCCGTGATGGATGGGAAAGTAGTGAAAGTAGACAAGAATCCAATTCTTGGGGAACTTGTGGAGATCCAACATGCAAATGGCTTGGTCAGTGTATATATCAGTTTAGATGATGTAAAAGTACAGGTAGGACAAAATGTTCAACAGGGGGATGTGCTTGCAAAAGCAGGACAGAACCAGTTTGAACAAGAGCAAGGAAATCACTTGCATTTTGAGATTCGTAAAGACGACCAAGCAGTCAACCCTAGTCAGTACTTAAAGACAGAGTAG
- a CDS encoding NAD-dependent epimerase/dehydratase family protein: MKVLVTGGAGFIGSHIVDQLLARGDEVIIVDNLITGKEEQVHSKGKFYRINITDEALIDLVQEEKPEAIIHQAAQVHVPSSVENPFFDAETNVIGTINLLEAARRGGVRKIVYASSAAVYGEPQYLPINEMHPTEPLSPYGVSKLTAEQYIKMYAKEHGFSYSLLRYANIYGVRQDPRGEGGVISILVDKVLGQQAFTVFGDGKQTRDYVYVTDAAKANVLALDTEQNGTYNIGTGKRTSLLDLIQTFEQVTERKMEVEYGPERPGDIVHSYYEIGKVSEELKWTPTITLVEGLKATIKYYQKSYT, encoded by the coding sequence ATGAAAGTCCTCGTAACGGGAGGAGCAGGATTTATAGGCTCCCACATCGTAGATCAGTTATTAGCACGTGGAGATGAAGTGATCATTGTTGATAACTTGATTACCGGTAAGGAAGAGCAAGTCCATTCTAAAGGAAAGTTTTATCGCATAAATATTACGGACGAAGCGCTTATCGATTTGGTACAAGAAGAAAAACCAGAAGCGATTATTCATCAAGCCGCTCAAGTTCATGTTCCAAGTTCAGTAGAGAATCCGTTCTTTGATGCTGAGACCAATGTGATCGGAACCATCAATCTACTAGAAGCAGCAAGGCGTGGAGGAGTTCGTAAAATTGTCTATGCTTCTTCTGCAGCCGTATATGGAGAACCTCAGTATCTTCCAATCAATGAGATGCATCCTACAGAGCCGCTTTCACCTTATGGAGTCTCGAAACTGACAGCGGAACAGTACATAAAAATGTATGCAAAAGAACATGGTTTTTCCTATTCGCTCTTACGCTACGCCAATATTTATGGTGTACGTCAGGACCCTAGAGGAGAAGGTGGAGTGATCTCCATCTTGGTAGACAAAGTTCTGGGACAACAAGCTTTTACTGTATTTGGAGACGGTAAGCAAACTAGAGACTATGTATACGTTACAGATGCAGCTAAAGCCAATGTTTTAGCGCTAGATACCGAACAGAATGGAACCTACAATATCGGAACAGGTAAGCGAACCTCACTACTAGATTTAATCCAGACATTTGAGCAAGTGACGGAACGAAAGATGGAAGTAGAATATGGACCAGAGCGTCCTGGGGATATTGTACATAGTTATTATGAGATTGGGAAAGTGTCCGAAGAGTTAAAGTGGACTCCTACTATTACCCTCGTAGAAGGTTTAAAAGCAACAATTAAGTATTACCAAAAAAGCTATACGTAA
- a CDS encoding acyltransferase: protein MNHIIHDSVKLGENVQIGYFSVVGENVVLGDNVSIGNNVTIHEGTIIDAGVTISDNCVIGRWPKPAKASTVKVDADLAPLSIGEGTTIGANTVLYRGSTIGKEVMVGDLASIREKCTIGDRAVVGRGVAVENQVKIGAKTKIQTNSYITAYTTIEEEVFIAPTVTTTNDNFMGRTKERFQFVKGATIKRGARVGGASVLLPGVTIEEESFIAAGALVNRDTEKAKVYIGVPARVLRDVPDREKLDQQDK, encoded by the coding sequence ATGAATCATATCATCCATGACTCCGTGAAATTGGGAGAAAACGTTCAGATTGGATACTTTTCGGTCGTTGGGGAAAATGTAGTCTTGGGCGATAATGTAAGCATTGGTAACAATGTAACCATTCACGAAGGTACGATTATTGATGCAGGAGTTACCATTAGTGATAATTGCGTCATCGGTCGCTGGCCAAAACCTGCTAAAGCATCTACGGTAAAAGTAGATGCAGATTTGGCACCTCTTTCCATTGGGGAAGGGACTACCATTGGTGCAAATACCGTTTTGTATCGTGGAAGTACCATTGGAAAAGAAGTAATGGTGGGAGATCTCGCCTCGATCCGTGAAAAGTGTACAATAGGAGATCGTGCAGTTGTCGGACGTGGTGTGGCGGTTGAGAACCAAGTGAAAATTGGTGCAAAGACCAAGATCCAGACTAACTCGTATATTACGGCATACACCACCATCGAGGAAGAGGTTTTCATTGCTCCAACGGTTACTACGACCAATGATAACTTCATGGGACGTACGAAAGAACGTTTCCAATTTGTCAAGGGAGCTACCATCAAACGTGGGGCTCGTGTTGGAGGGGCTTCGGTACTACTTCCAGGTGTCACGATTGAAGAAGAGAGCTTTATTGCGGCAGGAGCTTTGGTCAACCGTGATACAGAAAAAGCAAAAGTTTATATTGGGGTACCAGCTCGTGTTCTGCGTGATGTTCCCGACCGGGAAAAGCTAGATCAACAAGATAAATAG
- a CDS encoding Gfo/Idh/MocA family protein, with amino-acid sequence MVRYGIVGCGHIAKKHVTAIKEVEGAELVAVCDTNAERLKEFAVDGVRGYLSLDEMLQSDVDVVSICTPSGLHPALTIQAAEAKKHVIVEKPMALTLEDADRMMDACERNGVKMAVVHPNRFRPAVVELKRQLEKEAFGKIGHANATVRWNRNQAYYDQAPWRGTKEMDGGVLMNQAIHNMDLLLWMMGDLEEVSTFDATRIRKIEAEDTSVSVLKFKSGALGLLEAAVTIYPKNLEESLSIFGENGTAVIGGPTANWIQNWQFESLSDEEAESTKQRVAQDPFGTPGHQCIIQDMTDAIRENREPIVSGKEGREALAFVVACQQSAETGKPVRLESLERISNKQ; translated from the coding sequence TTGGTACGTTACGGGATCGTCGGTTGCGGTCACATTGCCAAAAAACACGTTACGGCAATTAAAGAAGTAGAAGGTGCTGAACTGGTCGCGGTTTGTGACACCAACGCAGAACGCTTAAAAGAGTTTGCGGTGGATGGTGTTAGAGGATACCTTTCCTTAGATGAAATGTTACAGTCGGATGTGGATGTGGTCTCCATCTGTACTCCAAGTGGTCTTCACCCTGCCTTGACTATACAGGCGGCAGAAGCGAAAAAACACGTTATTGTTGAGAAGCCTATGGCTCTTACCTTAGAAGATGCTGATCGAATGATGGATGCATGTGAACGAAATGGAGTCAAGATGGCGGTAGTACATCCCAATCGATTCCGTCCTGCTGTTGTAGAGTTGAAACGGCAGTTGGAGAAAGAAGCATTTGGCAAGATCGGACATGCGAATGCTACAGTGCGTTGGAACCGAAATCAAGCTTATTATGATCAAGCTCCATGGCGTGGAACGAAAGAGATGGATGGCGGCGTTCTAATGAACCAAGCGATTCACAATATGGATTTACTTCTTTGGATGATGGGAGATCTTGAGGAAGTTTCCACTTTTGATGCGACTCGAATCCGTAAAATTGAAGCAGAAGACACCTCCGTTAGCGTGTTAAAATTTAAGAGTGGTGCACTAGGTCTGTTAGAGGCAGCTGTCACGATCTACCCCAAAAATTTAGAGGAGTCTCTTAGTATTTTTGGTGAAAACGGAACAGCAGTCATTGGAGGCCCTACTGCTAACTGGATTCAAAACTGGCAGTTTGAGAGCTTATCCGATGAAGAAGCAGAGTCGACCAAACAACGTGTAGCCCAAGATCCATTTGGTACTCCTGGTCATCAATGCATTATTCAAGATATGACTGATGCAATCCGAGAAAATCGGGAGCCGATTGTTTCTGGTAAGGAAGGTAGAGAAGCATTAGCATTTGTGGTAGCTTGTCAACAATCAGCCGAAACAGGAAAGCCAGTACGTCTTGAATCATTAGAACGCATTTCAAACAAACAATAG
- a CDS encoding nucleotide sugar dehydrogenase, protein MTVSSQLLQKIEDRTAVIGVVGLGYVGLPLAVEKAKAGFKVIGFDVLQHRVDMVNEGVNYIGDVVDEDLKDLIASGKFLATTDYSLIQEVDAVAICVPTPLDKYQQPNTTYVESSSESIAKYLHEGMLVVLESTTYPGTTEEIVMPILEKTGLHVGKEFFLAYSPERVDPGNKTFKTKNTPKVVGGVTETCTKVAAAMYRAVLEGEVHEVSSPKVAEMEKILENTFRNINIGLANEMAILCNKMGIDIWEVINAAKTKPYGFMAFYPGPGLGGHCIPIDPFYLTWKAREYNYHTRLIEVAGEINNEMPNFVVDRSMKILNRHHKALSNSKIAVLGVAYKKDIDDYRESPTLPIIELLDKYGADIQVVDPYVENFRVGEKNYETVELSEKLLESADLVLVTTDHSDFDYKMIATKSKAIFDTRNALQGVEDIKADYEKL, encoded by the coding sequence ATGACAGTTAGTTCTCAATTGCTTCAAAAAATTGAAGACCGTACTGCTGTGATCGGGGTCGTAGGGCTCGGTTATGTGGGTCTCCCTCTCGCAGTAGAAAAGGCAAAAGCAGGATTCAAAGTAATCGGCTTTGATGTCCTTCAACACCGGGTAGACATGGTTAACGAAGGGGTTAACTATATCGGGGATGTTGTCGATGAGGATTTAAAAGATTTAATCGCAAGTGGCAAATTCCTGGCAACCACTGACTACTCTCTCATCCAAGAAGTTGATGCTGTAGCCATCTGTGTACCAACGCCTTTGGATAAATATCAGCAGCCTAACACCACGTATGTAGAGTCTTCGTCTGAAAGTATTGCGAAGTATCTTCATGAAGGTATGTTGGTAGTGTTGGAGAGTACAACGTATCCTGGAACGACAGAAGAAATTGTAATGCCGATCTTGGAGAAAACGGGTTTACATGTAGGGAAAGAGTTTTTCTTAGCATATTCTCCTGAACGTGTTGATCCAGGTAACAAAACCTTTAAAACGAAGAACACTCCAAAAGTGGTTGGTGGTGTAACCGAGACTTGTACCAAAGTAGCAGCTGCTATGTATCGTGCTGTGTTAGAAGGCGAAGTTCACGAAGTATCAAGTCCAAAAGTAGCAGAGATGGAGAAAATCTTAGAAAATACTTTCCGTAATATCAATATTGGGTTAGCAAACGAGATGGCAATCCTTTGTAATAAGATGGGGATTGATATTTGGGAAGTAATCAATGCTGCTAAGACGAAACCATACGGGTTTATGGCTTTTTATCCAGGACCTGGTTTGGGTGGGCATTGTATCCCGATTGACCCATTCTACCTTACTTGGAAGGCAAGAGAGTACAACTACCATACTCGTCTGATTGAAGTAGCGGGTGAGATCAATAACGAAATGCCAAACTTTGTGGTCGATCGTTCGATGAAAATTTTAAACCGTCATCACAAAGCGCTTAGTAACTCCAAGATTGCGGTTTTAGGAGTCGCTTACAAAAAAGACATTGATGATTATCGGGAATCCCCTACACTTCCTATCATCGAGCTTTTAGATAAGTATGGTGCGGATATCCAAGTAGTAGATCCATACGTAGAGAACTTCCGTGTGGGAGAGAAAAACTATGAAACGGTCGAGCTCAGTGAAAAGTTGCTTGAATCGGCTGACTTGGTACTTGTCACAACGGACCATAGTGATTTTGATTATAAGATGATTGCAACCAAATCCAAAGCGATCTTTGACACCCGTAATGCTCTTCAAGGTGTGGAAGATATTAAAGCGGATTACGAAAAACTATAA
- a CDS encoding DegT/DnrJ/EryC1/StrS family aminotransferase — MKKIPLLDLQAQYATIRDDIRQAVDNVLEGGAYIMGPEVKKLEQEIAEFCGVKHAIGVANGTDALLLVLDAAGVGPGDEVITTPFTFFASAEVISQLGATPVFADIDPKTYNIDVEQVRAKITNKTKAIIPVHIFGQPAEMDELMKLAEQHNLFVLEDAAQAIDAEFKNKKIGNWGHAGTFSFFPTKNLGGYGDGGMIVTNDDQIAEKVRILRVHGSNPKYYHSMIGYNSRLDELQAAALRIKLRHLRDWNDARRQKAAIYDELLKDLPVVTPYHAEDRRHVYHLYIIQADDRAGLMNHLKENGIATGIYYPVPLHRQNVYESLGYGVGSIPISEKMADRTFAIPLYPELTREDQEYIAQTIRNYYK, encoded by the coding sequence ATGAAAAAGATTCCTCTGTTGGATTTACAAGCTCAGTATGCTACGATTCGTGACGACATCCGCCAAGCTGTCGACAATGTATTAGAAGGCGGAGCTTATATCATGGGCCCAGAAGTGAAAAAGTTAGAACAAGAGATTGCAGAGTTCTGCGGTGTGAAACATGCGATCGGGGTAGCAAACGGAACAGATGCATTGTTATTGGTATTAGATGCAGCTGGTGTAGGACCTGGGGATGAAGTGATTACGACTCCATTCACTTTTTTTGCATCTGCAGAAGTAATCTCTCAACTTGGAGCAACTCCGGTATTTGCAGACATCGATCCTAAAACGTACAACATTGATGTGGAACAAGTTCGTGCTAAAATAACGAACAAAACGAAAGCGATTATCCCTGTACATATTTTTGGACAGCCAGCAGAAATGGATGAATTGATGAAGTTGGCTGAACAGCATAATCTGTTTGTGTTGGAAGATGCAGCACAAGCGATCGATGCAGAGTTTAAAAACAAGAAAATCGGAAACTGGGGACATGCAGGAACCTTCTCTTTCTTCCCAACCAAAAACCTTGGTGGTTATGGGGATGGTGGAATGATCGTAACCAATGATGATCAAATCGCAGAGAAAGTACGGATCTTGCGGGTTCATGGAAGTAATCCAAAGTATTACCATAGCATGATTGGATATAACAGCCGTTTAGATGAATTGCAGGCAGCAGCACTTCGTATTAAATTACGTCACTTGCGTGATTGGAACGATGCTCGTCGCCAAAAAGCAGCGATCTATGATGAGTTGTTAAAAGATTTACCAGTAGTAACCCCTTATCATGCAGAAGATCGCCGTCACGTTTACCACCTTTATATCATTCAGGCGGATGATCGTGCTGGTCTGATGAACCATTTAAAAGAAAATGGAATTGCGACAGGTATTTACTACCCAGTTCCATTGCACCGCCAAAACGTATATGAATCTCTCGGGTATGGTGTGGGTAGCATTCCGATTTCGGAGAAAATGGCAGACCGTACGTTCGCCATCCCTCTCTATCCAGAGTTAACCAGAGAAGATCAAGAGTATATCGCCCAAACAATTCGTAACTACTACAAGTAA
- a CDS encoding exopolysaccharide biosynthesis polyprenyl glycosylphosphotransferase has translation MRAKTYFHSDSRPFAEGYQTRSLYPYVKRGLEVLLSLGLLLFTLPVMILAAFAIKLESPGSVFYKQERVGHRGRNFQVIKLRSMRTDAEKNGPQWAAKNDPRVTKVGQFIRKTRIDELPQLINILRGDMSLIGPRPERPMFTDQFDKEIPGFKNRLAVKPGLTGWAQVNGGYESTPAEKLEFDLYYIRKQSFKLDLQILWKTVLVVFTGDGAR, from the coding sequence ATGAGAGCAAAGACATACTTCCATAGTGATTCCCGCCCTTTTGCTGAAGGGTATCAGACCCGTTCCCTATACCCTTATGTAAAGCGTGGATTAGAAGTATTACTTTCTTTAGGTCTGTTGCTATTTACTTTACCAGTAATGATCTTAGCAGCATTTGCGATCAAGCTCGAATCGCCAGGCTCAGTCTTTTATAAACAAGAACGTGTTGGACATCGTGGTCGAAACTTCCAAGTGATCAAGTTACGTTCTATGCGAACAGATGCAGAAAAAAATGGACCCCAATGGGCAGCAAAAAATGATCCACGTGTAACAAAAGTCGGGCAATTTATTCGCAAAACAAGAATTGATGAATTACCTCAATTAATTAATATTCTTCGTGGAGACATGAGTCTTATTGGCCCTCGACCTGAGCGACCAATGTTTACGGACCAATTTGATAAAGAAATACCAGGATTTAAAAATCGTTTGGCAGTAAAACCAGGTTTAACTGGTTGGGCACAAGTAAACGGTGGATATGAATCTACACCAGCTGAGAAGTTAGAGTTTGACTTATATTATATTCGCAAACAATCATTTAAGTTAGACCTTCAGATTCTGTGGAAAACAGTATTAGTGGTATTTACAGGTGATGGTGCGCGGTAA
- a CDS encoding NAD-dependent malic enzyme, with product MAARNFIRTIIVETPSRPGNLGKVTMAIGSEGGDIGDIVTKQIGPFSTVRDITVHCENPEQFERVLVAVEALGNGIHIHSVSDDVLLAHEGGKIHMTSRVEIRSLADLRRVYTPGVAEVCRVIEKDPSKARYYTSIGNTVAIVTDGTAILGLGNIGAVAGMPVMEGKAALFDRLAGISAVPILLDTSDPDEIVQTVKNIAPGFGGILLEDIGSPHCFEIEERLKADLSIPVMHDDQHGTAVVTLAAVIQACRATGTDLSKAKVGQIGLGAAGLAICRMFLAYGVEQMVGVDRQAVALDRLQSFGGTPANSIQELMETCDIVISTTGVPGLINPGWVRKGQIILALSNPKPEIEPEIALSAGAAYAADGRSVNNVLGFPGIFRGALNAQATDITHEMLVTAAKAIADCAKPGELVPQPLDLDVHRAVASAVEQVAHHPKNSI from the coding sequence GTGGCAGCTAGAAATTTTATACGAACCATTATAGTCGAAACCCCTTCTCGCCCAGGTAACTTAGGCAAAGTAACCATGGCAATCGGTTCCGAAGGTGGAGATATTGGAGATATTGTAACAAAACAGATAGGGCCTTTCTCTACGGTGCGCGATATTACAGTACATTGTGAGAATCCTGAACAATTCGAGCGTGTATTAGTAGCAGTAGAAGCGTTGGGAAATGGAATTCATATTCACTCAGTATCAGATGATGTTTTATTGGCTCATGAAGGTGGAAAAATACACATGACCAGTCGAGTAGAGATTCGATCTCTAGCTGACTTGCGTCGTGTTTATACTCCAGGTGTGGCAGAAGTATGTCGAGTTATCGAAAAAGATCCTAGCAAAGCTAGATACTATACCAGTATTGGGAATACAGTAGCAATTGTCACAGATGGCACCGCAATTCTCGGCTTGGGGAATATTGGTGCTGTTGCGGGAATGCCTGTAATGGAAGGAAAAGCAGCTTTGTTTGATCGTTTGGCTGGAATTAGTGCTGTTCCGATCTTACTTGATACAAGTGATCCAGATGAGATAGTACAGACTGTTAAAAATATAGCACCTGGTTTTGGCGGCATTTTGCTTGAGGATATTGGATCTCCACATTGTTTTGAGATTGAAGAACGTCTGAAAGCAGATTTGTCAATTCCCGTTATGCATGATGATCAACATGGTACAGCAGTTGTTACGTTAGCGGCTGTTATCCAAGCATGTCGAGCTACTGGAACCGATCTTTCTAAGGCAAAAGTAGGACAGATTGGTTTGGGAGCAGCAGGTCTTGCGATCTGTCGGATGTTCTTGGCATATGGTGTGGAGCAAATGGTAGGCGTCGATCGACAAGCTGTAGCACTAGATCGTCTACAGAGTTTTGGAGGAACTCCAGCTAATTCGATTCAAGAACTGATGGAGACTTGCGATATTGTCATTTCTACCACAGGAGTTCCTGGTTTGATCAATCCAGGATGGGTTCGCAAAGGTCAGATTATCCTAGCACTATCCAATCCAAAACCAGAGATTGAACCAGAGATTGCACTTAGTGCAGGTGCAGCCTATGCAGCAGATGGCCGTTCTGTTAACAATGTATTAGGATTCCCTGGAATTTTCCGTGGGGCATTAAATGCACAAGCTACTGACATAACACATGAGATGTTGGTCACTGCAGCAAAAGCCATTGCTGATTGTGCGAAACCAGGTGAGCTGGTACCACAACCTCTCGACCTAGATGTGCATCGTGCGGTAGCTAGTGCGGTAGAACAAGTTGCTCACCATCCAAAAAATTCGATTTGA
- the fabZ gene encoding 3-hydroxyacyl-ACP dehydratase FabZ: MNVQEIMKTIPHRYPFLLVDKIVEVDPGKKAIGEKNVTINEPFFQGHFPDYPVMPGVLIVEALAQVGAFAALSMEENKGKIGFLTGLDKFRFREQVRPGDVLRLEVEMTRVKGPIGKGHGIARVGDKVAAEGDLMFAILDPTNE, encoded by the coding sequence ATCAATGTGCAAGAAATTATGAAGACCATTCCCCATCGCTATCCATTCTTATTAGTTGATAAAATTGTAGAAGTAGATCCAGGGAAGAAAGCAATTGGAGAAAAAAACGTAACGATTAATGAGCCTTTTTTTCAAGGGCATTTTCCAGACTATCCTGTAATGCCAGGAGTACTGATCGTAGAAGCTCTGGCACAAGTAGGAGCATTTGCAGCGCTTAGCATGGAAGAAAATAAAGGGAAGATCGGATTTCTCACAGGACTGGATAAGTTCCGTTTCCGTGAACAAGTCCGTCCAGGAGATGTTCTGCGGCTGGAAGTGGAGATGACTCGTGTAAAAGGACCAATTGGGAAAGGTCATGGGATCGCACGAGTTGGAGATAAAGTAGCAGCGGAAGGCGATCTGATGTTTGCTATCTTAGATCCAACAAACGAATAA